The following are from one region of the Natronosporangium hydrolyticum genome:
- a CDS encoding nitroreductase family protein has product MSHASADPAALPLEPLLGHRRSPRAFDPTADVTSQELATLLEAARWAPSSSNSQPWRFVVGRRDSDTHKLIFTSLAEGNQRWAGRAAVLLVGAHLTHSDTGQELRHAAYDLGQSVAHLTVQATALGLYLHQMAGFDAAALHRELALPEQVVAKVVVAIGRLGDPATLPEDLQQRESAPRERHRAATLLLR; this is encoded by the coding sequence ATGTCGCACGCCTCTGCTGACCCGGCCGCGCTCCCGCTCGAACCGCTGTTGGGGCACCGGCGCAGCCCCCGAGCCTTCGACCCGACCGCCGACGTGACCTCGCAGGAGCTCGCCACCCTGCTGGAGGCCGCCCGCTGGGCCCCCTCCAGCTCCAATAGCCAGCCGTGGCGGTTCGTGGTCGGCCGGCGAGACAGCGACACCCACAAACTGATCTTCACCAGCCTGGCCGAGGGCAACCAGCGGTGGGCGGGTCGGGCGGCGGTGCTGCTGGTCGGGGCGCACCTCACCCACTCCGACACCGGGCAGGAGCTGCGGCACGCCGCGTACGACCTGGGGCAGTCGGTCGCCCACTTGACGGTGCAGGCGACCGCGCTCGGGCTGTATCTGCACCAGATGGCCGGGTTCGACGCTGCGGCGCTGCACCGGGAGCTGGCCCTGCCGGAGCAGGTGGTGGCGAAGGTGGTGGTCGCGATCGGCCGGCTCGGCGACCCGGCGACGCTGCCGGAGGATCTCCAGCAGCGGGAGTCGGCGCCGCGGGAGCGGCACC